In Setaria italica strain Yugu1 chromosome I, Setaria_italica_v2.0, whole genome shotgun sequence, the genomic window tttatacatgtatgtgaagaatcgatgaaaaatattgatttgtatgctaaacataatgtatggaagattggaggtgcgatataaaatggaaaaagtatgaatatggatgaaaaagtgcatagagtaattattaattaaaaatcaatcacaattggacaaagataggtacatatctatataagtattatgttgacgtattgaaaaaaataagagagtagtaggcaatcaattttgattattagctaggagtttaatttctaaataattttcaaatacaatagcttctaaaaacattagcccgtgtgggagcacgggttgatagACTAGTACCtcataatttgaaacagagggacgTGTAATGTGAAAATATAATCTGCATGTGTATGCTGATGATATCCTCGTCTCCACATACGCAAACTCTACCTCTACCcttatcaaagaaaaaaaaactctaccTCTACCcttatcaaagaaaaaaaaactctaccTCTATGAGAATGAGCTGATAGATTTTATTGACGAAGTTACCATGCCTCGCTGCTACCACTATAAGAATTAGCACCATTATAATTCCTATAATAAATACCGAGGAATATGACTCAAACCTATATGGACAAATTTCACCACATTAAATCCTGCACTCAAGTTCGCTCCTTAATTGCACGAACATACAAATCAGACAATctaacaaaaaagaaaattagTGATGTGCTAGTCAACTTCTACAGTTGCACATCACAAAAAATTCTGCTTCAATATTTTCTCGTATTTATTTCatcctatttttttaaaaaaagttatgTGACTGTATTTGTTAATTTGTTTAACGCAGCAACAGAATCAAGGTCATGAAGAATATGCTCAGACTCAAGATGAAGTCAAGAGCTGACTTCCTACTAGCTACATTAATTTATTCCTAAATGAGATAAAATGATGTAGATGTTGGAAGACTGGGAGAGTTCATTAGAACCATCCCTGAAATTGCTCTATACTGCTGCTGCACACAAGTGTAGTGCAAGAGCAACATGATGCTGCACTCTCAAGTAGTCAAGTCTCAAGGCATTTGGCTTTATACAAGAACTGACCGGCAAAATTTAACAAATCAAATAAGCCACTATATTTATTAAGATAATCAGCAGATTTTTTTCAAGTGTAATAATTGGTGGATTACTTCGTGTGTGAATCCATCAAAGTTTTGAAATCAACACTGGCGCTGGCTGCTTTTGAGGTGGGGAACTGCGTCTTTCAGTCACCTGCAACAGCAAACGCCACAATTAGGACAGTATATATTGTCAAAAGCGCGCACAAGGGGGATTTTGTTGTTCACATTTTCTTTTCTCGGTGCGCTTAGGATGTTTAGATTAGATTGAAACTGTCAAAGCGTTGAATGTATGAAATGCAAACTCTGATACCACTCTGAATGCTTGGTGATTTTTAATTCTTTATCCTGTACAGTTTTTTACCTTTGTGGCAGAAGCCTTGGGGAGAAATCCCTTTTCTTGCAGGGATTTCACTGCTTCATAGAGGTATTCATGCACGGGAGTGAACCTGATGCCTAGGTCCTTCAGAGGCTGGTTTGTGAACTTGTAACCCTTCTTTGGTGGATTCATGTCATCCTTGCACCTGCAGAAGTACCATGCAACCAGTAGGTTAGTGTTGTGACTAGAGTGCCGTCTAAGGGAAGCCATTGTTTTGTCTTGAAGCAATTTCAGGATCCGGGCACCATGTATGTTGTTCATATCTTGAAAACAAAGTAAGCTTTGAGATAGAGCAATACCATTCTTGTCTTCAAAGAAAATAATTGGCACTGTTATGTTTCAAGATGTTGTCCCATACATTCAGACAGTTGCAAGCACAAAGATGTAATGAAAATACTTTATGCTTAAGAAATGCATGAACATTCAGACTTTATGCTAGTGTTTTCTGGAGGTCAGACTATTCTATCCTTGTGTATCTATTTAACTGTGTCGGCCTATTATATGCATGGATATCTAGTTCTTAGATACACATTTGACCATGCAAGTATTCAAATCCATGGACCCCCACTTGAACAATTAACCAATCATACCAACTTGATTACTCACAGAAACAGTCTTCAGTATTGATTTAGTCAGCTTACTGTGCTGAAGTTCAATTTCAGGACAATCCGAACAGACCTGCTGAATTCTCCAATGTTCCTAAATCATGCTAGTGaattcttccatttcttcagaTTACTAAAAGCCTCTTGATTGAAGCAAGCTAGCAGTGATTCAGAGGCTTCAGAGCAGCACCAGTTGCTAGAATCAGTAAGCAGCACAATAACCATACCTCGTCGGAATCGGGTACTCCGGGAAGAGCTCAGCGAGGATCCGGCACAGCTCGCCGCGGTGCAGAGTCCGCTCGGCGCAGACGtagcgccgcccgccggcgccgggcgcctCGAGCACCCTGACGTGCGCCTCGGCGGCGTCCTTGACGTGCACGTACGCGTGCGACTCGTTGACGTACTCCTTGGCATTTCCGGTGAGGTACTTGAGTATGTGCAGGGTGCTGGTGTTCATGCTCGGCTGCATCAGCTCGCCGAGCACCACCACCGGGATCACCACCGCCAGGTCcagcccccgcgcccgcgccgcctcccaCGCGTTCTGCTCCGCGATCGTCTTCGCGTAGCAGTACCAGTTCTGCGAATAATTCGAACGGCTGTCAGCATCAATTTTTACTCTATTTTTTGGAAAAGATTCGAAATTTGAGGGGATGGAGAAAGGATTCGATCCAAATTTATTTTTACCTTGGTGCTCTTGCAGTGCTCGAGGTCGCTCCAGCTCGATTCGTCGAGAGGCGCGTCGGGGTCCCGGTGCGGGTTCATGTACATGGTGCCGATGGTGGAGGAGATGACCAAGCGCCgcacgccggcgtcggcggcggcctcgacgaCGTTCCGCGTCCCGGCGATGATTGGCTCGATGATCTCCTCCTGCCAGGGGGGAGAACTTCAGTTAATCTTTCCGCGGGGAGAATGGGAGATCCGAGCTCATCGGCTGCGGCGCTCACAGGTTTGTCGTGCATCGGCGAGGCGGTGTGGATGACGCCGTCGCAGCCGTCGAAGGCGGTGCGGAGGCTGGCCCGGTCGAGCAGGTCCACCTGCAGCATCGTGAGGcgctccgccgcgccgtcgaGCGCCCACAGGTGCTCGTTCTTGGGGTCATCTGCGCCGCCAAccgagatcccgccgccgcaccacgaCCGGAAGGAAGCGAGTTAGAAGAACCCGTCAGCCTCATTCCGGGTGCAAGAAAGAATCTTGGGGACGGCGTGGGGTCCGGTCCGGGTAAGGGAGGGAGCAGCAGCGCGTACCTGCGAGGCGGGAGGTGCCCCGGACGGCGTACccgcgggcgaggaggagctTGACAATCCACGACCCGAtgaagccgccggcgccggtgacgCAAACGGCGACGGCCATGGGCGCGCGGCCTGGCTCCGATTCCTACCAAAcaggcaggtggcggcggcggtggttgtGGCTGTGCCGGCAGAGATGCGCGGACGGACGAATGAACGAATATAGCCGGACGGTGGCGAGAAATCGAGATCGACGCGCGTCGAGGAATTTCGCCCAAAGAGGGGGCGGCGAGGATTTATTGCCGGAACAGGACGGGGTACGGTAAACTCGCGGAAATGGCGCCGAACGCGACCAGGAAGCCACGCCGTCTGTCAAGCCCGTGGCCCGGTCATGTGAACCGTGAGTCACCACGACcttgacgacgacgaggaccgaTTGCCAGCACCACCGTCGCTACCGCCCAATCAGTGTGAACCTTGAACGCCAACGGGAAACGTGTTTCGCGATTAGTCGCTCCAAACCATGCATTTTTCTGCGCGGCGTATGTTAAACGTGTGCAAGCAAGAATCGCCGGTCGCTTGTTTATGACTGCGATTGCCACCAGCAACAGCTTCTTTCTTTAGTATAATGGCTGGCGGTACAGGATCATGTGCCTGGGTGCCTCTCCGTAGGTGGGTTGCTTGCGGTGCTCGGCACGCGTAGGAATGGTGCCTGCCAATGGCACGCGGCGGGTTCTTGTCGTCATGTGCTGAATGGAGCACGGTATAGCGGGTTGGTGAGATACCGTGCTTGTGCCGCATGGAGCTGGGAGCCATCCATGGTGGCGCAATTATTTCTTTTTCCCCCTCTTGGCCTATGTCCTCCGTTATTAAttatataatatttaaaataagtgtTATAAATGTTACAAATTTAAAAAGCATAGGAAGTATATGTCTTGTATATTTGACACTCAACTGGCACAACTATCAATTTCTCAGTCTTGGTAATTGTGCGATGAAATTGTCCACTAAGACTGGCCTAAGAATTATCGAATGAATATATTAGTTATTATCACGAAAAAAATGCTTTGTGCTCTTAATTATCTGTGTTGATACTCAATTGAGGGCAAAGAGAAATAATCATATCGAATATATATGTCTTTTGCAGGAAAATATTGAACCATGTGAAGTACGTGAATTTCTTCCCTAAAACCAAAATTAAGTTCATATAACATTATCTTTTTCATTTATATTGGGCGTAATAAATATATAGAACATTTTATTTTTCTCCGGATCAAAGAACACCTTTTGTATCTCTCTAAAAGTCAATCACTGTACCTCTCCACCACTTACACCCTCGTCTATGACTATCATTGACTCGTGATTTTCTACTTAAGCTGTCCAACTCAGTCTTCAGCAAGAACATACCCCTATCTCATGCCTTTAGCAAGAACATGTCTGTTTCATTCGCACCCCACATCTGGCAATCTTTCTAGAGATGAATCAATAGAACAACGTTGCGAAATGGATttttcagaaagaaaaaaacaatgttTTGAATTCACTAGACCGTGGCTTTTCACACTGGTCCACGCACTGAGTGAGCACAGGGTCGTCTTGGGCCCCTTGGCCACTCAAACCATTTCCACCAGAGGCGTGTACTTGTGGTGGCCTGACCACTCGCCAACCCCCACCAGGCCACTGCCGTGCCGAAGGCCCAAAGCACACTCCTTTCCCTTCCGCCCCCCGGAAACCACCCCGCTCCGATCTCATTCCTCGCCATGGACGCGCTGGGGGCCGAGCAGCTGAGCCTGGCCGCGGTGCGGGACGCGCTGGTCCGGCTGGAGGACTCGGTGGTGTTCGCGCTCCTCGAGCGCGCCAGGCACCCGCACAACGCGCCGGCCTACGcgcccgccggcggtggcggcggcggagggcgctcTCTCGTTGAGTTCTTCGTCCGGGAAGCGGAGGCCCTCAACGCCAAGGCAAGCTTCTTTCTTTTCGTTCCTTCATCTTACGCCGGCCGCGGGGCGAACTCTGGGTCGCCTTCATCGGCGGCACCGTCATGTTCAAGTAAGCAAGCGACGCCGCCGCATTGCTGGCTCTGTTTGGGAGGGGAGAagcatctcgccgccgccgtttaCCGGCCGAAGCCTCGTCTCTGCCTCAGTCCTCCGCCGGCAAGTGTCAGGACTCAGGAcccgagggggggggggggggggggggggcaaatattcggatcgcgattcgcgattaatagtcgcgatccgaatatttacaaataaccccctattttggatcgcgatccaatttaggggGCTAAATGTAAAAACCCAGGGTCTGTTTTgtaaatattcggatcgcgattattggTCTCGATCCAGTTTAGGGGGCTATATGCAAAACACTTCTGCTGCGACGGCGATGGCTTCCGCCGGCCGGAGACGCCCGCCTTGCCCCCTCTACGGCTGCTTCGTGCACTCTCTCGctcggcccggcccggccgtcAGTTTGCTCCATTAAGATTTGCATTAACCGGATGGGGAACCATGCGGAACAGTGTAGGGGATGGGGAACTGTTTGCTCAAGTTCTTGAATCTTGATAAGGCTGGACCTGTCCGTTTGTTACTGTTAATGTGGTCGTCTTACTTACCATTACGAATCAAGATGTGAAGATTTTTATCCCTACCGTGATGTGGTTTTAGAATTTTAGCTGAAATGCAGAGGCTGCAGTTGTTGTCATTTGGCAGATTACCTAATTTTGTCTTGCGAAATGCAATTATGTCCGATCAAATTATTAAAGCAACTGTTTTGTAGAACTTCAGTACGCTAGGATTGAAACAAGTAACTGGTTTGAAACCATCTTGCTAGGGTAGAGATGAATCTCAGTTCTTTGAGCTCTATTGGCACTTCTCTACTTGGCTTTCCACTGTTTGTTGATTCAAACGACTTAATACTTAATCCTGTCCCCATTCAATTGTTTAAAATTCAGAAGGCAAGAAAAGTAAGATGTACTTCCTATTACTTACTATTAGTTATCTAACTAATGGCATGTTTGGAAAAAAGGTAATATGATTAATCGTTGCTTACTGATACTTTACTGGACATGGAAAAGGTCAAAATGTTTATTTTCTCATTTCTAGATTGTACTGTATCTTCCAAGCCTGGACAGCTTAATAACATGTTCTTTGTTAAGGCATATAGCACAGATGCTACTGGAAGTATGGCTGCACATACACTGCAATTTATACCATTGCTGTGTCATCTCTTACAAATTCTCAATCCATCTGTGAATTTTCATGTACTGCAATAGTTAACCCTTTTGTGCAATCTCATACACAATCTCAGTAACATTTTTTAAATTCTCATAGGCTGGACATTATCAAAAGCCAGAAGATGTTCCATTCTTCCCTCAAGATCTTCCCTCGCCACTCTTTCCTACCAAGAGTTCCCCAAAGGTGCTCATCAGGCAATACCTTAAAATACCAAGAAGTGGTAGTGATGATTGCTGAGATCTGAGCTtctctttctttattattaGGTTTTGCACCCTCTAGCTTCGTTGGTCACTGTGAATGATGCAATATGGAAAATGTATTTCGATGAATTGCTCCCCTTATTCACTGTTGACGGCGACGACGGTAGCTATGCAGAAACAGTTGCGTTGGATTTTGCATGTCTGCAGGTATGAGTTCTAGGTTAGAATTTCTTGTACTGCAGGAAGAATT contains:
- the LOC101755442 gene encoding cinnamoyl-CoA reductase 2, whose amino-acid sequence is MAVAVCVTGAGGFIGSWIVKLLLARGYAVRGTSRLADDPKNEHLWALDGAAERLTMLQVDLLDRASLRTAFDGCDGVIHTASPMHDKPEEIIEPIIAGTRNVVEAAADAGVRRLVISSTIGTMYMNPHRDPDAPLDESSWSDLEHCKSTKNWYCYAKTIAEQNAWEAARARGLDLAVVIPVVVLGELMQPSMNTSTLHILKYLTGNAKEYVNESHAYVHVKDAAEAHVRVLEAPGAGGRRYVCAERTLHRGELCRILAELFPEYPIPTRCKDDMNPPKKGYKFTNQPLKDLGIRFTPVHEYLYEAVKSLQEKGFLPKASATKVTERRSSPPQKQPAPVLISKL
- the LOC101756378 gene encoding chorismate mutase 2 — protein: MDALGAEQLSLAAVRDALVRLEDSVVFALLERARHPHNAPAYAPAGGGGGGGRSLVEFFVREAEALNAKAGHYQKPEDVPFFPQDLPSPLFPTKSSPKVLHPLASLVTVNDAIWKMYFDELLPLFTVDGDDGSYAETVALDFACLQVLSRRVHIGKYVAEVKFKDAPHDYSPLIQAKDSNSLMDLLTFKAVEEKVKKRVEKKARTFGQNVTLEDNAGKQEVTAGDSECKVDPKVLSKLYDQWVMPLTKDVEVEYLLRRLD